A region of the Sandaracinaceae bacterium genome:
CCAACCTCGGCGTGCGTCCGACCTTCGCGGCCGGCCGATCGGTGGAGGCGCATCTCTTCGACTTCGACGCCGACATCTACGGCGCGACCGCGCGCGTGGGTTTCGTCCAGCGAATCCGCGGCGAGCAGAAGTTCTCCGGGCTCGACGCGCTCAAGGCCCAGATCGCCCTCGACGCGGACGCGGCCCGCGCCGCGCTCGACGCGGCCGACCCGAGCGACTGGCAGCTCGTCTGAGCGCTCAGCCGCTGATCACCCACTCGAGAGGCGCGCCGGTCGAATCACAGCGGACCGCGACGTGGTGGCCCCAGAACAGGTCCCCGTCGTCGAAGTCGATCACGGCCGCGTCCGCCTCCAGGCTCAGATGCGTCGGAGTGAGGCGTGCACAGAAAGCGGCCGCCGTGATCGGCCCCGCTTCGACGTCGGCGTAGCCCTCGACGTGCAACTCGAGCCCCTCGCGCGCGGCGAAGCGCCGGGCGCCGTCGACGACCTCTTCGAGCCGCGACGGGAGCCAGGCGTGCGCCCGGAGACGCTCCGCGACCTCCTCCGGCCCCGCGTCGGCGACAGCGAGCGTCACCGACAGCCCACCGACCGACAGCGGCCGCTCGCACACATAGCTCGCGAGGTCGTGGGCCCAGCGGAACGCGCCGAAGGGCAACCGCACGACCCTCACCGGCGTCGTTCGTACGCGCTGGGCCGCGACCGCCTCCAGCCGAGCCAGCAGCGACGGCTCGAGCAGCGATCGCGCCCAAGGAGGCATCCCGTCGAGCACCGCCCCAGCGCCAGCCGGCCCTGCGTCGATCGCCGCGCGCACCTCCTCACGAGCCGCCGCGAGCGCAGACGACCGCACCGACTCCAGCTCCTCCGCCGACGCGACCCGCCCCCCGATCATCCCGCCCTGGACCTGTTCGAGCGCAGCGATCGCCGCCCTCAGCTCGCTCGGCATCCCTCCTCGCCCACGCATCACGCAAGCCTACTCGCCCTCGAGCACGCGAAGCGAGCCGCCCACCATCCCGCAGAGCGAGCGCAGCGAAGCGAGCGCCGTCCACCCCGCAGAGCGAGCGCAGCGAAGCGAGCGCCGTCCATCTCGCAGAGCGAGCGCAGCGAAGCGAGCGCCGTCCATCCCGCGGAGCGAGCGCAGCGAAGCGAGCGCCCGTCCATCCCGCAGAGCGAGCGCAGCGAAGCGAGCGCCGTCCATCGCGCAGAGCGAGCGCAGCGAAGCGAGCGCCCGTCCACCCCTAGAGCGAGCGCAGCGAAGCGAGCGCCCGTCCATCGCGCAGAGCGAGCGCAGCGAAGCGAACGCCCGTCCATCGCGCGGAGCGAGCGCAGCGAAGCGAGCGCCCGTCCATCGCGCGGAGCGAGCGCAGCGGAGCGAGCGCAGCGAGCGCCCGTCCATCCCGCGGAGCGAGCGCAGCGAAGCGAGCGCCCGTCCATCCCGCCAGGGCGGCCAGCTTTCGCGAAGCGAAAGCGCGAGCCGCGGGGGCCCCAGCGCCCCGTCGCTGGGGTCGGCGTGGGAGCGCGCGGAGCGCGCGAGCCGCCGTAGTCGGGAGGGGGGCCCCATTGGCGCTTCGCCCAATGGGGGGAGGGCCTGCGTTCAGGCCCTCCTACAGGAAGAAAATGGAGCTGAGGGGGATCGAACCCCTGACCTCATGAATGCCATTCATGCGCTCTCCCAGCTGAGCTACAGCCCCAAGGGACCGGAGTAGTGATTCGATCCGGTCCGGATGTCAAGCCATTGTGGCGAGGTCACGAATCGTCGCCGCCGCGGCGGGCGCTCGGCCGCTTTTTGCCCGCCGCCTTGGGCTTTTTCTTCTTGGCGCCGTTGGCGTCGCTGGCGGTCGCCGCGGGGGTCGCGACCG
Encoded here:
- a CDS encoding DUF2262 domain-containing protein produces the protein MRGRGGMPSELRAAIAALEQVQGGMIGGRVASAEELESVRSSALAAAREEVRAAIDAGPAGAGAVLDGMPPWARSLLEPSLLARLEAVAAQRVRTTPVRVVRLPFGAFRWAHDLASYVCERPLSVGGLSVTLAVADAGPEEVAERLRAHAWLPSRLEEVVDGARRFAAREGLELHVEGYADVEAGPITAAAFCARLTPTHLSLEADAAVIDFDDGDLFWGHHVAVRCDSTGAPLEWVISG